In a single window of the Streptomyces sp. HUAS ZL42 genome:
- a CDS encoding Zn-ribbon domain-containing OB-fold protein codes for MPDVLKAPLVVEFPFTRSLGPVQSAFLTGLRERVVLGVKTGDGRTLVPPVEYDPVTAEELRDLVEVAPTGTVTTWAWNHEPRRGQPLDTPFAWILVRLDGADTALLHALDAPGPDAVHSGMRVRVRWAEERTGAITDIACFEPYDGEPAEPAGHTGEFEDPVTGIVAHARLDYTYSPGRAQSAYIAALSGRRTVGERCPSCRKVYVPPRGACPTCGVATAEQVEVGPRGTVTTFCIVNIKAKNLDIEVPYVYAHIALDGAGLALHGRIGGIPYDQVRMGLRVEPVWTEGGRYPDHYRPTGEPDADYETYKELL; via the coding sequence ATGCCCGACGTCCTCAAAGCGCCGCTCGTCGTCGAGTTCCCCTTCACCCGCTCCCTGGGACCGGTCCAGAGCGCCTTCCTGACCGGTCTGCGCGAACGCGTCGTGCTCGGCGTGAAGACCGGCGACGGCCGCACCCTCGTCCCGCCCGTCGAGTACGACCCCGTCACCGCCGAGGAACTGCGCGACCTCGTCGAGGTCGCCCCCACCGGCACCGTCACCACCTGGGCCTGGAACCACGAACCGCGCCGCGGCCAGCCCCTCGACACCCCCTTCGCCTGGATCCTGGTCCGCCTCGACGGCGCCGACACCGCCCTCCTGCACGCCCTCGACGCCCCCGGCCCCGACGCCGTCCACTCGGGCATGCGCGTCCGCGTCCGCTGGGCCGAGGAGCGCACCGGCGCCATCACGGACATCGCCTGCTTCGAGCCGTACGACGGCGAACCGGCCGAACCGGCAGGCCACACCGGCGAGTTCGAGGACCCGGTGACCGGAATCGTCGCCCACGCCCGCCTCGACTACACGTACTCGCCCGGCCGCGCCCAGTCCGCCTACATCGCGGCCCTCTCCGGCCGCCGGACCGTCGGCGAACGCTGCCCCTCCTGCCGCAAGGTGTACGTCCCGCCCCGCGGCGCCTGCCCCACCTGCGGCGTCGCCACGGCCGAGCAGGTCGAGGTCGGGCCGCGCGGCACCGTCACGACCTTCTGCATCGTCAACATCAAGGCGAAGAACCTCGACATCGAAGTCCCGTACGTCTACGCCCACATCGCCCTCGACGGAGCCGGCCTCGCGCTGCACGGACGCATCGGCGGGATCCCGTACGACCAGGTGCGGATGGGCCTGCGGGTCGAGCCGGTGTGGACCGAGGGCGGCCGCTACCCCGACCACTACCGGCCGACCGGCGAACCCGACGCGGACTACGAGACCTACAAGGAGCTGCTGTGA
- a CDS encoding thiolase domain-containing protein, protein MTREASSGAREIAVVAFAQSDTLRTTEEQSEVEMLMPVLHDVLEQTGLKTADIGFTCSGSSDYLAGRAFSFTLALDGVGAWPPISESHVEMDGAWALYEAWTKLLTGDADTALVYSYGKSSPGSVRDVLTRQLDPYYVAPLWPDSVALAALQAQALIDAGDTDEPALAAIGARSREAATANSHAHLRGSVPQGEYVVRPLCTGDCPPIGDGAAAVVLAAGERARELCPRPAWIRGIDHRIEPHGLGVRDLTDSPSARLAAERAGAFERPVDTAELHAPFSAQEVVLRKALRLDDGVRVNPSGGALAANPIMAAGLVRIGEAAARIHRGESDRALAHATSGPCLQQNLVAVLEGDPR, encoded by the coding sequence GTGACGCGCGAAGCATCCTCGGGAGCCCGCGAGATCGCCGTCGTGGCCTTCGCCCAGTCCGACACGCTGCGTACCACCGAGGAACAGTCCGAGGTGGAGATGCTCATGCCGGTCCTGCACGACGTGCTCGAACAGACCGGCCTGAAGACCGCCGACATCGGCTTCACCTGCTCCGGATCGAGCGACTACCTCGCCGGCCGTGCCTTCTCCTTCACCCTCGCCCTGGACGGCGTCGGAGCCTGGCCGCCGATCTCCGAGTCGCACGTGGAGATGGACGGGGCGTGGGCGCTGTACGAGGCGTGGACCAAACTGCTCACCGGGGACGCCGACACCGCCCTCGTGTACTCGTACGGCAAGTCCTCACCCGGCTCCGTGCGCGACGTACTCACCCGCCAGCTCGACCCGTACTACGTCGCGCCCCTGTGGCCGGACTCCGTCGCCCTGGCCGCGCTCCAGGCGCAGGCGCTGATCGACGCGGGCGACACCGACGAGCCCGCGCTCGCCGCGATCGGCGCACGCAGCAGGGAGGCCGCGACCGCCAACTCCCATGCACATTTGCGCGGTTCTGTGCCGCAGGGTGAGTACGTCGTACGGCCGCTGTGCACCGGGGACTGTCCGCCCATCGGCGACGGGGCCGCCGCCGTGGTGCTCGCGGCGGGGGAGCGGGCCCGTGAACTGTGCCCGCGGCCGGCCTGGATCCGGGGCATCGACCACCGGATCGAGCCGCACGGTCTCGGTGTCCGCGACCTCACCGACTCGCCGTCCGCCCGGCTGGCCGCCGAACGGGCCGGAGCCTTCGAACGGCCTGTCGACACGGCCGAGTTGCACGCCCCGTTCAGCGCACAGGAGGTCGTCCTGCGCAAGGCCCTGAGGCTCGACGACGGCGTGCGGGTCAACCCGTCCGGCGGCGCCCTCGCGGCAAACCCGATCATGGCCGCCGGTCTCGTCCGCATCGGCGAGGCGGCCGCCCGTATCCACCGCGGGGAGTCCGACCGCGCCCTCGCACACGCCACGTCCGGCCCGTGTCTGCAGCAGAACCTGGTCGCCGTACTCGAAGGGGATCCCCGATGA
- a CDS encoding thiolase domain-containing protein yields the protein MSKEPVAVVGIGQTKHVAARRDVSIAGLVREAARRALDDAELTWADIDAVVIGKAPDFFEGVMMPELYLADALGAVGKPMLRVHTAGSVGGSTALVAANLVAARVHGTVLTLAFEKQSESNAMWGLSLPIPFQQPLLAGAGGFFAPHVRAYMRRSGAPDTVGSLVAYKDRRNALKNPYAHLHEQDITLEKVQASPMLWDPIRYSETCPSSDGACAMVLTDRAGAARAPRRPAWMLGGAMRSEPTLFAGKDAVSPQAGKDCAADVYRQAGIADPRRDIDAVEMYVPFSWYEPMWLENLGFAAEGEGWKLTESGVTELDGDLPVNMSGGVLSTNPIGASGMIRFAEAALQVRGQAGEHQVEGARRVLGHAYGGGSQFFSMWLVGCEPPDS from the coding sequence ATGAGCAAGGAGCCCGTGGCCGTCGTAGGGATCGGCCAGACCAAACACGTCGCGGCCCGGCGGGACGTGTCGATCGCCGGGCTCGTACGGGAGGCGGCCCGGCGCGCGCTCGACGACGCCGAGCTGACCTGGGCGGACATCGACGCCGTCGTCATCGGCAAGGCGCCCGACTTCTTCGAGGGCGTCATGATGCCCGAGCTGTACCTGGCCGACGCGCTCGGCGCGGTGGGCAAGCCCATGCTGCGCGTGCACACCGCCGGCTCGGTCGGCGGATCCACCGCTCTGGTCGCCGCCAACCTGGTCGCGGCCCGCGTCCACGGCACCGTGCTGACGTTGGCCTTCGAAAAACAGTCCGAGTCCAACGCCATGTGGGGCCTGTCCCTGCCGATCCCCTTCCAGCAGCCCCTGCTGGCCGGGGCGGGCGGCTTCTTCGCCCCGCACGTGCGCGCCTACATGCGGCGCAGCGGCGCGCCCGACACGGTCGGCTCGCTGGTGGCGTACAAGGACCGGCGCAACGCGCTGAAGAACCCGTACGCGCATCTGCACGAGCAGGACATCACCCTGGAGAAGGTCCAGGCCTCGCCGATGCTCTGGGACCCCATCCGCTACTCGGAGACCTGCCCCTCCTCCGACGGCGCCTGCGCGATGGTCCTCACCGACCGTGCCGGGGCCGCCCGCGCGCCGCGACGGCCGGCCTGGATGCTCGGCGGTGCGATGCGCAGCGAGCCCACCCTCTTCGCGGGCAAGGACGCCGTGTCGCCGCAGGCCGGCAAGGACTGCGCGGCCGACGTCTACCGGCAGGCAGGGATCGCCGACCCGCGCCGGGACATCGACGCGGTCGAGATGTACGTGCCGTTCTCCTGGTACGAGCCCATGTGGCTGGAGAACCTCGGCTTCGCCGCGGAGGGCGAGGGCTGGAAGCTCACCGAGTCCGGCGTGACCGAGCTGGACGGGGACCTGCCCGTCAACATGTCGGGAGGCGTCCTGTCGACCAACCCCATCGGCGCCTCCGGCATGATCCGCTTCGCGGAGGCGGCCCTCCAGGTACGCGGACAGGCGGGAGAACACCAGGTGGAGGGGGCTCGCAGGGTGCTCGGGCACGCCTACGGCGGTGGCTCGCAGTTCTTCTCCATGTGGCTCGTGGGCTGTGAGCCGCCGGACTCCTGA
- a CDS encoding DUF397 domain-containing protein has protein sequence MAESTIQQQPLAGWDKPELDLSNAEWQSSSRGRGDVQIAFVEGFIAMRNSGRPESPTLIFTPAEWGAFVSGAREGEFDLT, from the coding sequence GTGGCCGAGAGCACCATCCAGCAGCAGCCGCTCGCGGGCTGGGACAAGCCGGAGCTGGATCTCAGCAACGCCGAGTGGCAGTCCAGCAGCCGAGGCAGGGGGGATGTCCAGATCGCTTTTGTCGAGGGATTCATCGCGATGCGCAACAGCGGCCGCCCCGAGAGCCCTACCCTGATCTTCACGCCCGCCGAATGGGGCGCGTTCGTGTCGGGGGCGCGGGAGGGGGAGTTCGACCTGACGTGA
- a CDS encoding universal stress protein, whose product MSSLPVIAAVDGSQDSLRALEWALDAARRRTAPLRVAHVRHYTAWTQPGAPVVAPPPPEDDPVLADVRAHLEGRGDLPDTEYVGLDGAVGVLLPELGATAQLLVLGSRGRGGFASLLLGSNGLTAARDAECPVVVVPRPGREVEAAPPTQPGPRVVVGLKVDGPDDATLDFAFTEAGLRDARLQVVAAYTWPVQTWVAPSEVVPPMIDQDAVENETRTLTEGFLAPYVARHPDVRVEPYPAPGDAAGHLVAASKDAELVVVGRHRRRLLAPARMLGSVTHAVLLHAASPVAVVPPAAGEE is encoded by the coding sequence ATGAGCAGCCTGCCGGTCATCGCGGCGGTCGACGGTTCGCAGGACAGCCTGCGGGCACTGGAATGGGCCCTCGACGCCGCCCGCCGGCGCACGGCACCGCTGCGGGTGGCCCATGTGCGGCACTACACGGCCTGGACCCAGCCCGGCGCCCCGGTCGTCGCGCCGCCGCCTCCGGAGGACGACCCCGTCCTCGCCGACGTGCGCGCTCACCTGGAGGGGCGGGGAGACCTGCCCGACACCGAGTACGTCGGCCTGGACGGTGCCGTAGGTGTGCTCCTGCCCGAGCTGGGCGCCACCGCCCAGCTGCTGGTGCTCGGATCCCGGGGGCGCGGCGGCTTCGCCAGCCTGCTGCTCGGCTCCAACGGGCTGACTGCGGCGCGAGACGCCGAGTGCCCGGTCGTCGTCGTGCCCCGGCCCGGCCGTGAGGTCGAAGCGGCGCCGCCGACGCAGCCCGGTCCCCGCGTCGTCGTGGGCCTCAAGGTGGACGGCCCCGACGACGCCACGCTCGACTTCGCCTTCACCGAGGCCGGACTGCGCGACGCCCGCCTCCAGGTGGTCGCCGCCTACACCTGGCCCGTCCAGACCTGGGTGGCGCCCAGCGAAGTCGTGCCGCCGATGATCGACCAGGACGCCGTCGAGAACGAGACACGGACCCTCACGGAGGGCTTCCTCGCTCCGTACGTCGCCCGTCACCCGGACGTCCGGGTCGAGCCGTACCCGGCTCCCGGCGACGCGGCCGGCCATCTCGTCGCGGCGTCGAAGGATGCCGAGCTGGTCGTGGTGGGCCGCCACCGCCGGCGCCTGCTCGCACCCGCCCGCATGCTCGGCTCCGTCACCCACGCCGTCCTGCTGCACGCGGCGAGCCCGGTGGCGGTGGTGCCGCCCGCGGCCGGGGAGGAGTGA
- a CDS encoding AAA family ATPase: MGQHIGRSRRTLFERESELSAVEEALRELTGLRADGAEPADRPRGALLAFAGSAGIGKTTLLAEVRRRAAARGCTVLSARGGDQEQRVAFHVARQLLQPQFAAAQDTDLRAALGSWYDIVGPALGLCAPTEGAPPDQQGLRDGLDWVLTHLAVRRAPMVLVLDDAHWADPESLRWLAAFAPRAEELPLLIVVAYRPDELPDHAESLRGLPGRAGGRPIGLEPLSAAAVARLVREAVGTRADDAFCRECWAVTAGNPFEAVELAAKVRDRGLTPTEAGAHLLRDLAAAVKGSGLVARLERLGPSTVRFAWACAVLGTEIPPALAAAVAGLGHEEAADAADALRGARILTGAETLEFVHPLIATAVYRAIPSGFRVALHGQAAWCVVNAGLGPAAAARHLLETHPDGDVWVVQQLRAAAGETLRAGAPDAARSHLARALREPPPVEDRAAILYELGCASLLTEPATTVNHLRAALEEPIADPDLRHHIVYRLSQVLAHSDRLAEASDTLDREIRVTDDARVRLRMVAEQFMWDAFRADEPDHPARSRRLTRLADRLTGRDLTERYVIGLRTWDAVLRGEPAHVALHHAERALDGGLGWAEPDRGFEVPVLVALAFMYADRPGRTEELFAAGIAEFEKQGWRGAHLSFAYTILAYVRYRRGRLAEAEDFVRAGLRLAERVGPGTPAHWYAVGTLIEVLLARGRVAEAAQTADDYCFGAPFPAAVCFPDAQTVLGELLLARGLTKDATAELAAAGRRLDPRGMRNPAWCPWQLHLARAESHDDPERALGTALEAVARARQFGAPSAIGQALRVAAEVASGSMRVKYLEESVTHLERSPAAYELACALVALGTELRRTGRPGEAAEHLYRGLDTAVQCGADGLAETARDELAAAGLRPRRLHSTETDTLTTRERTAANLAAHGHTDAEIAAELATDEPSVVRLLSAVCRKIGTDRTGLAATLDHT; this comes from the coding sequence ATGGGACAGCACATCGGACGCAGCAGAAGGACCCTCTTCGAACGCGAGAGTGAACTCTCCGCCGTGGAAGAGGCGTTGCGCGAGCTCACCGGCCTGCGCGCGGACGGCGCCGAACCCGCCGACCGCCCCCGCGGGGCCCTTCTCGCCTTCGCCGGAAGCGCGGGCATCGGCAAGACCACCCTCCTTGCCGAGGTCCGCCGCCGCGCCGCCGCCCGCGGCTGCACCGTCCTGTCCGCCCGTGGCGGCGACCAGGAGCAGCGCGTCGCCTTCCACGTCGCCCGCCAGCTCCTGCAGCCGCAGTTCGCCGCGGCCCAGGACACCGATCTGCGGGCGGCGCTGGGCAGTTGGTACGACATCGTCGGACCGGCGCTCGGGCTGTGCGCCCCGACCGAGGGCGCCCCGCCCGACCAGCAGGGGCTGCGCGACGGCCTGGACTGGGTGCTCACCCATCTCGCCGTGCGGCGCGCCCCGATGGTGCTCGTCCTCGACGACGCCCACTGGGCCGACCCGGAATCCCTGCGCTGGCTGGCCGCGTTCGCGCCCCGCGCCGAGGAGCTCCCGCTGCTGATCGTCGTCGCCTACCGGCCGGACGAACTCCCCGACCACGCCGAGTCGTTGCGCGGCCTGCCCGGACGGGCCGGCGGCCGCCCCATCGGTCTCGAACCGCTCAGCGCCGCCGCCGTCGCCCGCCTCGTGCGGGAGGCGGTCGGCACCCGCGCCGACGACGCCTTCTGCCGCGAGTGCTGGGCCGTCACCGCCGGCAACCCCTTCGAGGCCGTCGAGCTGGCGGCCAAGGTGCGCGACCGCGGCCTCACCCCCACCGAGGCCGGCGCCCACCTGCTGCGCGACCTCGCCGCCGCCGTCAAGGGCAGCGGTCTCGTGGCCCGCCTCGAACGCCTCGGCCCCTCCACCGTCCGCTTCGCCTGGGCCTGTGCCGTCCTCGGCACCGAGATCCCGCCCGCCCTCGCCGCCGCCGTAGCCGGACTCGGCCACGAGGAGGCCGCCGACGCCGCGGACGCCCTGCGCGGCGCCCGCATCCTCACCGGCGCCGAGACCCTGGAGTTCGTCCACCCGCTCATCGCGACCGCCGTCTACCGGGCCATCCCCTCCGGCTTCCGTGTCGCCCTGCACGGCCAGGCCGCCTGGTGCGTGGTCAACGCCGGGCTCGGCCCCGCGGCCGCCGCCCGCCACCTCCTCGAAACCCATCCCGACGGCGACGTCTGGGTCGTGCAGCAACTGCGCGCCGCAGCGGGCGAGACCCTCCGGGCCGGTGCCCCCGACGCCGCCCGCAGCCACCTCGCCCGCGCCCTGCGCGAACCCCCGCCCGTCGAGGACCGGGCCGCCATCCTGTACGAACTGGGCTGCGCGTCCCTGCTCACCGAACCGGCGACCACCGTCAACCACCTGCGCGCCGCCCTCGAGGAACCGATCGCCGACCCCGACCTGCGCCACCACATCGTCTACCGCCTCTCCCAGGTCCTCGCCCACAGCGACCGCCTCGCCGAGGCCTCCGACACCCTCGACCGCGAGATCCGCGTCACCGACGACGCCCGGGTGCGGCTGCGCATGGTCGCCGAACAGTTCATGTGGGACGCCTTCCGGGCCGACGAACCCGACCATCCCGCCCGCTCCCGCCGCCTGACCCGGCTCGCGGACCGGCTCACCGGACGCGACCTCACCGAGCGCTACGTCATCGGCCTGCGCACCTGGGACGCCGTGCTGCGCGGCGAGCCCGCCCACGTGGCCCTGCACCACGCCGAACGCGCCCTCGACGGCGGCCTCGGCTGGGCCGAGCCCGACCGCGGCTTCGAGGTGCCCGTCCTGGTCGCCCTCGCCTTCATGTACGCCGACCGGCCCGGCCGCACCGAAGAGCTGTTCGCCGCCGGAATCGCCGAGTTCGAGAAACAGGGCTGGCGCGGCGCCCACCTCTCCTTCGCCTACACGATCCTCGCCTACGTGCGCTACCGGCGCGGCCGGCTGGCCGAGGCCGAGGACTTCGTCCGCGCGGGGCTCCGCCTCGCCGAACGCGTCGGTCCCGGAACGCCCGCCCACTGGTACGCGGTCGGCACCCTCATCGAGGTCCTGCTGGCCCGCGGCCGAGTCGCCGAGGCCGCGCAGACCGCGGACGACTACTGCTTCGGAGCGCCCTTCCCGGCTGCCGTCTGCTTCCCCGACGCCCAGACCGTCCTCGGCGAACTCCTCCTCGCCCGCGGTCTCACCAAGGACGCGACCGCCGAGCTCGCGGCGGCCGGGCGGCGCCTCGACCCGCGCGGAATGCGCAACCCGGCCTGGTGCCCCTGGCAGCTCCACCTCGCCCGCGCCGAGAGCCACGACGACCCCGAGCGTGCCCTCGGCACGGCCCTCGAAGCGGTTGCCCGCGCCCGCCAGTTCGGCGCCCCCTCCGCGATCGGCCAGGCGCTGCGCGTCGCCGCCGAGGTCGCCTCCGGCTCGATGCGGGTCAAGTACCTGGAGGAGTCGGTCACGCACCTCGAGCGCTCCCCGGCCGCGTACGAACTCGCCTGCGCGCTGGTCGCCCTCGGCACCGAACTGCGCCGCACCGGCCGCCCCGGGGAAGCCGCCGAACACCTCTACCGCGGCCTCGACACGGCCGTCCAGTGCGGCGCCGACGGCCTCGCGGAAACGGCCCGCGACGAACTCGCCGCCGCCGGGCTGCGCCCCCGCCGCCTGCACAGCACCGAGACCGACACCCTCACCACCCGCGAACGCACGGCCGCGAACCTGGCCGCACACGGCCACACGGACGCCGAGATCGCCGCGGAACTCGCCACCGACGAGCCGTCCGTCGTACGTCTGCTCTCGGCCGTCTGCCGGAAGATCGGCACGGACCGCACGGGGCTGGCGGCGACGCTGGACCACACATAG
- a CDS encoding aminoglycoside phosphotransferase family protein: MYAASSSVSAPPRSLHPRPGGSGPYLAPARPAAAPVLGAGRTRPATGLGSQPLSGRLDLSGPQGTQLRAAIASVHRICPEFAPVQVLRRSGRSVLLVGTTGRSTAVAKCLLDHSPAWSERIRHEIAAYRTFVRHRPPVRAPRLIAADPDNCTLVIERMPGRVAALQRHPAEAPPRADIRAALGAICRLNAWRPPAGTFDAPLDYAARISRYHELGLLTDRDMGDLQKLLHGIATTAGRQGMGQFCHGDALLSNILLSPAGPVLVDWEHAGWYLPGYDLATLWSVLGDAPVARRQISQLAQSAGPASRDAFLVNLMLVLTREIRTYETAVQRSMHDTTPTAPGAAHPTAAPSGEEQRLLLRRLHDDCQLARRAVRAAVGTR; the protein is encoded by the coding sequence ATGTACGCAGCATCGTCCTCCGTGTCCGCACCGCCCCGGTCGCTGCACCCCCGCCCGGGCGGCAGCGGCCCCTACCTCGCCCCGGCGCGTCCGGCGGCCGCCCCCGTCCTCGGTGCCGGCCGGACCCGCCCCGCCACGGGGCTCGGCTCCCAACCGCTCAGCGGGAGACTCGACCTGTCCGGCCCTCAGGGCACCCAGCTGCGCGCGGCGATCGCGTCGGTGCACCGGATCTGCCCGGAGTTCGCGCCGGTGCAGGTGCTGCGCCGCAGCGGACGCTCCGTGCTCCTGGTCGGTACGACGGGACGCAGCACGGCCGTCGCCAAGTGTTTACTGGACCACTCCCCCGCGTGGTCCGAGCGGATCCGCCACGAAATAGCGGCATACCGCACGTTCGTCCGGCACCGCCCTCCGGTGCGGGCGCCGAGGCTGATCGCGGCGGACCCGGACAACTGCACGCTGGTGATCGAGCGGATGCCGGGCCGCGTGGCGGCGCTGCAGCGGCATCCGGCCGAGGCCCCACCGCGGGCGGACATCAGGGCGGCACTCGGCGCGATCTGCCGGCTGAACGCCTGGCGGCCGCCGGCGGGCACCTTCGACGCACCCCTCGACTACGCGGCCCGCATCTCCCGCTACCACGAGCTGGGGCTGCTCACCGACCGGGACATGGGCGACCTGCAGAAGCTGCTGCACGGCATCGCGACCACGGCGGGCCGGCAGGGCATGGGCCAGTTCTGCCACGGTGACGCGCTGCTGTCGAACATCCTCCTGTCGCCGGCCGGTCCAGTGCTGGTGGACTGGGAGCACGCGGGCTGGTACCTGCCGGGCTACGACCTGGCGACGCTCTGGTCCGTGCTCGGCGACGCGCCCGTGGCCCGGCGGCAGATCAGCCAGCTCGCCCAGTCGGCGGGCCCGGCCTCGCGGGACGCGTTCCTCGTGAACCTGATGCTCGTCCTGACCCGTGAGATCCGCACGTACGAGACGGCCGTGCAGCGTTCGATGCACGACACGACCCCGACGGCACCGGGAGCTGCCCACCCGACTGCCGCGCCGTCCGGCGAGGAACAGCGGCTGCTGCTGAGGCGGCTGCACGACGACTGCCAACTGGCCCGCCGGGCCGTGCGCGCGGCGGTCGGCACTCGCTGA
- a CDS encoding PP2C family protein-serine/threonine phosphatase yields the protein MPSHLSADHPAAQPPGRGSVDALISQTRRLKGDVDAVRRDAEDDETDPQGRWQRAVYDLALHQLNDLDEHLAQLKDGPSLPSATATDPLGRAVPAVPGRGSLLSRVGSAEWNLLTDEASWSAELYPILGRDPATPALTLDELPSLVLDEDRPKLTVMVTDCLVDAKPIDGEFRVVHPDGEVRTVHMMGEPVLDADGSTASMWAVLRDVSELRRSQRTVRETRDSLHRHQQRAQTEHRLAVELQEAVLPPWRGSLRLPHHGRETLDLAAHHLPASTSPLIGGDWYDAVALSDGETLLSVGDLTGHGPTVASGMAMLLGALRGMAMAGTRPGRLMTLLNQLLDNSVQPALAGAVCCRYRPGTRTLLWAQAGHPAPLLYRNGTGRRLAAPDGVLLGATSGAVYGQAEETLEVGDLLLLHTDGLVPGHSDRTAAADGLLDLAPHFDEAPAAADCIRMVVEEFGATERADDACVLIARVTS from the coding sequence ATGCCGTCCCACCTCTCCGCGGACCACCCAGCCGCCCAGCCGCCAGGACGCGGTTCGGTCGACGCGCTGATATCGCAGACGCGACGGCTCAAGGGCGACGTGGACGCCGTACGACGGGACGCCGAGGACGACGAAACGGATCCGCAGGGACGCTGGCAGCGCGCGGTGTACGACCTCGCACTGCACCAACTCAACGACCTCGACGAGCACTTGGCACAGCTGAAGGACGGTCCCTCGCTGCCGTCGGCGACAGCGACGGACCCCCTCGGCCGTGCCGTGCCGGCCGTACCCGGGCGGGGCTCGCTGCTCAGCCGGGTCGGCAGTGCCGAGTGGAACCTGCTGACGGACGAGGCCAGTTGGTCCGCTGAGCTCTACCCCATCCTCGGCCGCGACCCCGCCACTCCCGCGCTCACCCTCGACGAACTGCCGTCCCTCGTGCTCGACGAGGACCGTCCGAAGCTGACCGTGATGGTCACGGACTGCCTGGTCGACGCCAAGCCGATCGACGGGGAGTTCCGCGTCGTGCACCCGGACGGAGAGGTCCGCACCGTGCACATGATGGGCGAGCCCGTGCTCGACGCCGACGGCAGCACCGCCTCGATGTGGGCCGTGCTGCGGGACGTCAGCGAACTGCGCCGCAGCCAGCGGACGGTGCGCGAGACCCGTGACTCGCTCCACCGCCACCAGCAGCGCGCGCAGACCGAGCACCGGCTGGCGGTCGAGTTGCAGGAGGCCGTGCTGCCGCCGTGGCGCGGCTCCCTGCGACTCCCGCACCACGGCCGGGAGACCCTGGACCTGGCCGCACATCATCTGCCCGCCTCGACGAGCCCGCTGATCGGCGGCGACTGGTACGACGCGGTGGCCCTGTCCGACGGCGAGACACTGCTCAGCGTCGGCGACCTGACCGGACACGGTCCCACCGTGGCCTCGGGCATGGCGATGCTGCTCGGCGCGCTGCGCGGCATGGCGATGGCGGGCACCCGGCCCGGCCGGTTGATGACGCTGCTCAACCAGTTACTCGACAACTCCGTCCAGCCGGCCCTGGCCGGCGCCGTCTGCTGCCGCTACCGGCCCGGCACCCGCACACTGCTGTGGGCGCAGGCCGGACACCCCGCCCCGCTGCTGTACCGCAACGGGACGGGGCGCAGGCTGGCAGCACCGGACGGCGTCCTGCTCGGCGCGACCTCGGGTGCCGTCTACGGGCAGGCCGAAGAGACCCTCGAGGTGGGCGACCTGCTCCTGCTGCACACCGACGGGCTGGTGCCCGGGCACAGCGACAGAACGGCGGCCGCGGACGGACTCCTGGACCTTGCCCCGCACTTCGACGAGGCGCCCGCCGCAGCGGACTGCATTCGGATGGTCGTGGAGGAGTTCGGCGCGACCGAGCGTGCGGACGACGCCTGCGTGCTCATCGCCAGGGTGACCTCATAG
- a CDS encoding SsgA family sporulation/cell division regulator produces MEITLEQQARGCLITAEEQELPAPATFRYSSADPLAVHIDFPPEVSLDGTGATWTFARALLEEGLGGPAGGGDVHIWPCGRARTVLEFHSQFGLALLQFDTAALRGFLLRTYAVVAAGQEDVSAAVDRGLSSLFGSV; encoded by the coding sequence ATGGAGATCACGCTCGAACAGCAGGCCCGCGGATGCCTGATCACGGCGGAGGAGCAGGAGCTCCCCGCTCCCGCCACCTTCCGCTACTCGTCCGCCGATCCGCTGGCCGTGCACATCGACTTCCCGCCCGAGGTCTCCCTCGACGGCACCGGAGCCACCTGGACCTTCGCCCGCGCCCTGCTGGAGGAGGGGCTGGGCGGTCCGGCCGGGGGCGGGGACGTGCACATCTGGCCGTGCGGCCGCGCCCGTACGGTCCTGGAGTTCCACTCGCAGTTCGGGCTGGCCCTGCTCCAGTTCGACACGGCCGCCCTGCGCGGCTTCCTGCTGCGGACGTACGCGGTCGTCGCGGCCGGCCAGGAGGACGTCTCCGCAGCTGTCGACCGGGGGCTGAGCTCGCTGTTCGGGAGCGTCTGA